One window of Alteriqipengyuania lutimaris genomic DNA carries:
- a CDS encoding ABC transporter ATP-binding protein — MLELDHVTHVYPNGTRALDDVTLSIPKGMFGLLGPNGAGKSTLMRTVATLQTPTEGSIRFGEIDVLQNPEALREELGYLPQDFGVYPRVSAYDMLDHMAVLKGISSASDRKATVETLLNQTNLWGVRKKAIAGFSGGMRQRFGIAQALIGNPSLIIVDEPTAGLDPEERNRFLNLLAEIGENVVVILSTHIVEDVADLCPRMAVLIDGKISLQGAPKDLIAQTRGTVWAKTIDRGELDEMRAQHEVISTRLFAGQTIIHVLSDGAPGPGFTTVDGGLEDVYFSTLATARRPAASADVAA, encoded by the coding sequence ATGCTCGAACTGGACCACGTCACTCACGTCTATCCCAATGGCACGCGCGCGCTCGACGACGTGACGCTGTCGATTCCTAAGGGGATGTTCGGCCTGCTCGGCCCCAATGGCGCCGGAAAGTCGACGCTGATGCGCACGGTCGCGACGCTGCAGACGCCGACCGAGGGCAGCATCCGCTTCGGCGAGATCGACGTTCTCCAGAACCCCGAGGCGCTGCGCGAAGAGCTTGGCTATCTGCCGCAGGATTTCGGCGTCTACCCGCGCGTTTCAGCCTATGACATGCTCGACCACATGGCGGTGCTCAAGGGCATTTCCTCGGCCAGCGACCGCAAGGCGACGGTCGAGACGCTGCTCAACCAGACCAACCTGTGGGGCGTGCGCAAGAAGGCGATCGCGGGCTTCTCGGGCGGGATGCGGCAGCGCTTCGGCATCGCCCAGGCGCTGATCGGCAATCCCAGCCTGATCATCGTCGACGAGCCTACCGCTGGCCTCGACCCCGAAGAACGCAACCGCTTCCTCAACCTGCTGGCCGAGATCGGCGAGAACGTGGTCGTGATCCTGTCGACCCACATCGTGGAGGATGTCGCCGACCTGTGCCCGCGCATGGCGGTGCTGATCGACGGGAAGATCAGCCTGCAAGGCGCGCCGAAGGATCTGATCGCGCAGACCCGCGGCACAGTGTGGGCGAAGACGATCGATCGCGGCGAGCTGGACGAGATGCGCGCGCAGCATGAAGTGATCTCGACCCGGCTCTTCGCGGGCCAGACGATCATCCACGTGCTGTCCGACGGCGCGCCGGGGCCCGGATTCACGACGGTCGATGGCGGGCTGGAGGATGTCTATTTCTCCACCCTCGCCACCGCGCGCCGCCCGGCCGCGTCCGCCGACGTCGCAGCCTGA
- a CDS encoding ABC transporter permease/M1 family aminopeptidase: MFGKITLFELRYQLRNPVFWVAAVIFFLLTYGAMASDDITIGGGGNVNLNAPVAIVTTHLVLTIFFMFVTTAFVANVIVRDEESGFGPLIRSTRVSKFSYLFGRFTGAFIAAALAFLVVPLGIWLGSLMPWLDPETLGANRFAYYAVAYLVFALPGIFLTSALFFAIATMTRSMMYTYVGVVLFLVLYIVLNGVIASQPEWRETASVIEPFGIAAFSDAIRYWTAAESNTRIPPLTGPLLLNRAIWLGVAFAMLALAYWRFRFASKAVSARKARKAAKKQAKLARKQPTLVETLPDATPEKAGWARGWARTKFEMGQVVRSPAFFVLLLLGLFNAFGGLYFGNEIYGTPARPLTFSLIEPLIGSFVIIPIIIAIYYGGELVWRDRDRKFHEIIDSTSVPGWSYLVPKTIAVAFVLIATLLVSVLAAMLIQTLRGYTDYEVGKYLAWYVLPMAVDMVLIAILAVFVQALSPNKYVGWGIMVLFLIGTFVLASLGLEHPLFLYGDTGELRVSDINGANVGWATGWWLRLYWGAIALALAVLAHMLWRRGADAALLPRIRQMPRRLGSASGAVLAGALIVAAVTGGYIYHQMNVVGEYTTGDDVEAMLAAYEKKYLQYETLAQPAASDMRLTVDLYPEETRMEARGRVAFVNDTDRPIEQLHLRLTDPNAEIRAIEMDGATLEMDDAENRYRIYRFDTPLAPGEEGVFTFATRRWQQAMRAQGDDTRLVENGTFLNNSEFVPQIGMDRAGLLTDRATRRKYDLPAELRPAKLEDESARQRNYVGNAPWVTSDITVSTVAGQTPIAPGRRVSDVVEGDRRIARFVSQQPILAFFSIQSADYEVARRQHGDVTLEIYHYPSHDFNVERMLDAMEVGLDYYEANFGEYQFDYARIIEFPGYASFAQAFAGTIPYSENMGFIADNADAENIDYVTYVTAHELGHQWWAHQLISSDQQGSTMLVETLAQYSALMVMKDLYGEDQIRRFLKYELDNYLSARGSEAIEELPLERVENQGYIHYRKGAVAMYLLQDRLGEDRVNAMLAGLIDRYKFQGPPYANANDLVGGFVSLARNESERDLVEDLLRRITLYDLTAEEANVRELEDGRFETVVEVDAEKFYADGEGRERQAMLTDEIEIGLFAEKPGLGAFDRDDVISMARYPVRSGTQTIRVVTDRRPAFAGIDPYNKYIDRNSDDNVVATE; encoded by the coding sequence ATGTTCGGCAAGATCACGCTTTTCGAGCTGCGATACCAGCTGCGCAACCCGGTGTTCTGGGTCGCGGCGGTTATCTTCTTCCTGCTGACCTATGGCGCGATGGCGAGCGACGACATCACCATCGGCGGGGGCGGCAATGTCAATCTCAACGCGCCCGTCGCGATCGTCACCACCCATCTGGTGCTGACGATATTCTTCATGTTCGTGACGACCGCCTTCGTCGCCAATGTGATCGTGCGCGACGAGGAAAGCGGCTTCGGGCCGCTGATCCGATCCACCCGCGTGAGCAAGTTCAGCTACCTCTTCGGGCGCTTTACCGGCGCCTTCATCGCCGCCGCGCTCGCCTTCCTCGTCGTGCCGCTGGGCATCTGGCTGGGGTCGCTGATGCCGTGGCTCGATCCCGAGACTCTCGGCGCCAACCGCTTCGCCTACTATGCGGTCGCCTATCTGGTATTCGCACTGCCGGGCATCTTCCTCACCAGCGCGCTGTTCTTCGCGATCGCGACCATGACCCGCTCGATGATGTACACCTATGTGGGCGTCGTCCTGTTCCTGGTGCTGTATATCGTGCTCAACGGCGTGATCGCCTCGCAGCCCGAATGGCGCGAGACGGCGAGCGTGATCGAGCCCTTCGGCATCGCCGCCTTCAGCGATGCAATCCGTTACTGGACGGCCGCCGAATCCAACACGCGGATTCCGCCGCTGACCGGTCCGCTGCTGCTCAACCGGGCGATCTGGCTGGGCGTCGCCTTTGCCATGCTGGCGCTCGCCTACTGGCGGTTCCGCTTCGCGAGCAAGGCGGTGTCCGCCCGCAAGGCGCGCAAGGCCGCGAAGAAGCAGGCGAAGCTGGCGCGCAAGCAGCCGACGCTGGTCGAGACGCTGCCCGATGCCACGCCCGAGAAGGCCGGCTGGGCGCGCGGCTGGGCGCGCACGAAGTTCGAAATGGGGCAGGTGGTGCGCAGTCCGGCCTTCTTCGTCCTGCTGCTGCTCGGCCTGTTCAACGCCTTCGGCGGGCTTTATTTCGGCAACGAGATCTACGGCACGCCCGCGCGGCCGCTCACCTTCTCGCTGATCGAGCCGCTGATCGGCAGCTTCGTGATCATCCCGATCATCATCGCGATCTATTACGGCGGCGAGCTGGTGTGGCGCGATCGCGACAGGAAATTCCACGAGATCATCGATTCCACGTCGGTGCCGGGCTGGTCCTACCTCGTTCCCAAGACCATCGCGGTCGCCTTCGTCCTGATCGCCACCCTGCTGGTGTCGGTGCTGGCGGCGATGCTGATCCAGACGCTGCGTGGCTATACCGATTACGAGGTCGGCAAGTACCTCGCCTGGTATGTGCTGCCGATGGCGGTCGACATGGTCCTGATCGCGATCCTCGCGGTGTTCGTGCAGGCGCTGAGCCCCAACAAATATGTAGGGTGGGGGATCATGGTGCTGTTCCTGATCGGCACCTTCGTGCTCGCCAGCCTGGGCCTCGAACATCCGCTGTTCCTTTACGGCGATACGGGCGAATTGCGGGTTTCCGACATCAATGGCGCGAATGTGGGCTGGGCGACGGGCTGGTGGCTGCGGCTCTACTGGGGCGCGATCGCGCTTGCCCTTGCGGTGCTGGCGCACATGCTCTGGCGTCGTGGCGCGGATGCGGCACTCTTGCCCCGCATCAGGCAGATGCCGCGCCGGCTCGGCTCGGCATCGGGGGCGGTCCTCGCGGGCGCGCTGATCGTCGCGGCGGTGACGGGCGGATACATCTACCACCAGATGAACGTCGTCGGCGAATACACCACCGGCGACGATGTCGAGGCGATGCTCGCCGCCTACGAGAAGAAGTACCTGCAATACGAAACGCTGGCCCAGCCCGCGGCGAGCGACATGCGCCTGACCGTCGATCTCTATCCCGAAGAAACGCGGATGGAAGCGCGCGGACGGGTCGCTTTCGTCAATGATACCGACCGGCCGATCGAGCAGCTGCACCTGCGCCTGACCGATCCCAATGCCGAGATCCGCGCGATCGAGATGGATGGTGCGACGCTGGAAATGGACGACGCCGAAAACCGCTACCGCATCTATCGCTTCGATACGCCGCTGGCCCCGGGCGAGGAAGGCGTGTTCACCTTCGCCACCCGCAGGTGGCAGCAGGCCATGCGCGCGCAGGGCGACGATACGCGGCTGGTGGAGAACGGCACGTTCCTCAACAACAGCGAGTTCGTGCCGCAGATCGGCATGGACCGCGCGGGCCTGCTCACCGATCGCGCCACGCGCCGCAAGTACGACCTGCCGGCCGAACTGCGCCCCGCCAAGCTGGAGGACGAGAGCGCGCGCCAGCGCAACTATGTCGGCAATGCCCCGTGGGTCACGTCGGACATCACGGTGTCGACCGTGGCGGGCCAGACGCCGATCGCGCCGGGCCGCCGCGTGTCGGACGTGGTCGAGGGCGACAGGCGGATCGCGCGCTTCGTCTCGCAGCAGCCGATCCTCGCGTTCTTCTCGATCCAGTCGGCGGATTACGAAGTCGCGCGGCGCCAGCACGGCGACGTGACGCTCGAAATCTATCACTACCCCAGCCACGACTTCAACGTGGAGCGGATGCTCGACGCGATGGAAGTGGGCCTCGACTATTACGAGGCGAATTTCGGCGAGTACCAGTTCGACTATGCGCGGATCATCGAATTCCCGGGCTATGCCAGCTTCGCGCAGGCCTTTGCGGGGACGATACCCTATTCTGAGAACATGGGCTTCATCGCCGACAATGCCGATGCGGAGAACATCGACTACGTCACCTATGTCACCGCGCACGAGCTGGGCCACCAGTGGTGGGCGCACCAGCTGATCAGTTCGGACCAGCAGGGCAGCACCATGCTGGTGGAGACGTTGGCGCAATATTCCGCGCTGATGGTGATGAAGGATCTCTACGGCGAGGACCAAATCCGCCGCTTCCTCAAGTACGAGCTCGACAATTACCTGTCGGCGCGCGGCAGCGAGGCGATCGAGGAACTGCCGCTCGAACGGGTCGAGAACCAGGGCTACATCCACTACCGCAAGGGCGCGGTGGCGATGTACCTGCTGCAGGACCGGCTGGGTGAGGATCGCGTCAACGCCATGCTCGCCGGCCTCATCGATCGCTACAAGTTCCAGGGCCCGCCCTACGCCAACGCGAACGACCTGGTGGGCGGTTTCGTCTCGCTCGCCCGCAACGAGAGCGAGCGCGATCTGGTCGAGGACCTGCTGCGCCGCATCACGCTCTACGACCTCACGGCGGAGGAAGCGAACGTGCGCGAGCTGGAGGACGGCAGGTTCGAAACCGTGGTCGAGGTCGATGCGGAGAAGTTCTACGCCGATGGCGAGGGCCGCGAGCGGCAGGCGATGCTGACCGACGAGATCGAGATCGGCCTGTTTGCCGAGAAACCCGGACTGGGTGCGTTCGACCGGGACGATGTGATCTCGATGGCGCGCTATCCGGTCCGTTCGGGCACCCAGACCATCCGCGTGGTCACCGATCGTCGCCCCGCATTCGCCGGGATCGATCCCTACAACAAATATATCGACCGCAACTCGGACGACAACGTGGTCGCGACCGAATAG
- a CDS encoding DUF2891 domain-containing protein encodes MELSEDTARRFAQAALGHVAREYPHKLDHVMDGDADVRPPRALHPVFFGSFDWHSCVHGWWTLLTLRRLFPEMPEAARIAELAESSFTPEKLAVELAYAQRPSSRGFERPYGWGWLLYLHHEAARHDARWAARLEPLARHFASAFRQYLAVLTYPVFVGTHYNTAFALTLAREWAEDRDPELAGAIDAWTRAAFAHRSDYRGWEPGGDEFLSPVLSAAMPMRHALPPSEFARWFAALVLDNGWVERLEPASVSDRSDGKIAHLDGLNLSRAWCLRAIAPCLRAEDRNLLHAMAAAHLDAALPHVTGDYMGEHWLASFALLALLADAPR; translated from the coding sequence GTGGAACTGAGCGAAGACACCGCCCGTCGCTTCGCGCAGGCCGCACTCGGCCACGTCGCGCGCGAATACCCGCACAAGCTCGACCATGTGATGGACGGCGACGCCGACGTCCGCCCTCCGCGCGCGCTGCATCCGGTGTTTTTCGGCAGCTTCGACTGGCATTCGTGCGTTCACGGCTGGTGGACGCTGCTGACGCTGCGGCGGCTGTTTCCCGAGATGCCCGAGGCCGCGCGGATCGCCGAACTGGCCGAGAGCAGCTTCACGCCGGAGAAGCTGGCGGTGGAACTGGCCTATGCGCAGCGGCCATCCTCGCGCGGGTTCGAGCGGCCCTATGGCTGGGGCTGGCTGCTCTACCTCCATCACGAAGCCGCGCGCCACGATGCGCGATGGGCCGCACGGCTCGAACCGTTGGCGCGCCATTTCGCGAGCGCCTTCAGGCAGTACCTCGCCGTGCTGACCTATCCGGTCTTCGTCGGCACGCATTACAACACCGCCTTCGCGCTGACGCTCGCGCGCGAATGGGCGGAGGACCGCGATCCGGAGCTGGCCGGAGCGATCGACGCATGGACCCGCGCCGCCTTCGCCCATCGCAGCGACTATCGCGGATGGGAGCCGGGTGGCGACGAGTTCCTCTCCCCCGTCCTCAGCGCCGCGATGCCGATGCGCCATGCGCTGCCGCCCAGCGAGTTCGCCCGCTGGTTTGCGGCACTCGTGCTCGACAATGGCTGGGTGGAGCGGCTCGAGCCCGCGAGCGTTTCGGACCGGAGCGACGGCAAGATCGCCCATCTCGACGGGCTCAATCTCAGCCGCGCGTGGTGCCTGCGCGCGATCGCGCCCTGCCTGCGTGCCGAGGATCGCAACCTGCTCCATGCGATGGCGGCCGCGCATCTCGACGCCGCCCTGCCGCATGTGACGGGCGACTATATGGGCGAGCACTGGCTGGCCAGCTTCGCGCTGCTCGCCCTGCTGGCCGACGCCCCGCGCTGA
- a CDS encoding DUF979 domain-containing protein — MITYEWLYVLSGIFFAIWSLLSALDRSNGKRWGNAAFWGLLAGSFLFGSHIGDFANGVLVLALVGIAGVGGLGRSAPPTTTLEERLNFSRLKGNRLFIPALIVPFVAVAGTLLYNYTPLNETGLFEERRETLLLFAIGVLAALVVAMAWLRPPLLAPAEEGRRLLDSIGWAAILPQMLAALGAVFALAGVGDIIGSLAGAVIPEGSVLLTVIVFCLGMAIFTMIMGNAFAAFPVMAAAIGIPLLVEGYGGNPAVIGAVGMLAGFCGTLLTPMAANFNIVPAALLELDDQNGVIRQQVWTAIPLWVCNVAIIYVGAFLLWN, encoded by the coding sequence ATGATCACCTACGAATGGCTCTATGTCCTCTCGGGCATCTTCTTCGCCATCTGGTCGCTGCTGAGCGCGCTCGACCGGAGCAACGGCAAGCGCTGGGGCAATGCGGCGTTCTGGGGGCTGCTTGCGGGCAGCTTCCTGTTCGGCAGCCATATCGGCGATTTCGCCAACGGGGTGCTGGTGCTGGCGCTGGTCGGCATTGCGGGCGTCGGCGGGCTGGGCCGCAGCGCCCCGCCGACGACCACGCTGGAGGAGCGGCTCAACTTTTCGCGGCTGAAGGGCAACAGACTCTTCATCCCCGCGCTGATCGTGCCCTTCGTCGCGGTCGCGGGGACGCTGCTCTACAACTATACGCCCCTGAACGAGACCGGCCTGTTCGAGGAACGCCGCGAGACGCTGCTGCTGTTCGCAATCGGCGTGCTGGCGGCACTCGTCGTCGCCATGGCGTGGTTGCGGCCTCCGCTACTGGCCCCGGCCGAGGAAGGGCGCCGTCTGCTCGACTCGATCGGCTGGGCGGCGATCCTGCCGCAGATGCTCGCCGCGCTGGGCGCGGTCTTCGCGCTGGCGGGCGTGGGCGATATCATCGGCAGTCTGGCGGGCGCGGTGATCCCCGAAGGCAGCGTGCTCCTGACGGTGATCGTCTTCTGCCTCGGCATGGCGATCTTCACGATGATCATGGGCAATGCCTTCGCCGCCTTCCCGGTGATGGCCGCCGCTATCGGCATCCCGCTGCTGGTCGAGGGCTACGGCGGCAATCCGGCGGTAATCGGCGCGGTCGGAATGCTCGCGGGCTTCTGTGGCACGCTGCTGACCCCGATGGCCGCGAACTTCAACATCGTGCCCGCCGCGCTGCTCGAGCTAGACGACCAGAACGGCGTCATCCGGCAGCAGGTGTGGACCGCGATCCCGCTGTGGGTCTGCAATGTCGCGATCATCTATGTGGGAGCGTTCCTCCTGTGGAACTGA
- a CDS encoding DUF969 domain-containing protein yields the protein MNYWPLIGIALVVIGFALRFNPLLVVVGAAVVTGLLAGLDPVSVIEALGRAFNDNRYISVTWIILPVIGLLERYGLQQRARGLIESVRGATMGKLLVIYLVFRQLTAALGMKDIGGHPQAVRPLVAPMAEAAATKSHGDLPDGERQKVLAMSAATDNVGLFFGEDIFFAIASILLIQGVFEAAGYPMSPLQLSVWAIPTAICAFLIHSSRIMAMDRRLGRISPPSGEGDHPQDVGGASLPNSDPVPLHPHAARGGPPPRAGEDRS from the coding sequence ATGAACTACTGGCCCCTGATCGGCATTGCGCTGGTCGTCATCGGGTTTGCGCTCAGGTTCAATCCGCTGCTGGTGGTGGTCGGCGCGGCGGTCGTGACGGGGCTGCTGGCCGGGCTCGATCCGGTTTCGGTGATCGAGGCGCTGGGGCGGGCGTTTAATGACAACCGCTACATCAGCGTGACCTGGATCATCCTGCCGGTGATCGGCCTGCTCGAGCGGTACGGATTGCAGCAACGCGCGCGCGGTCTGATCGAGAGCGTGCGCGGCGCGACCATGGGCAAGCTGCTGGTGATCTACCTCGTATTTCGCCAGCTGACCGCCGCACTGGGTATGAAGGACATCGGCGGCCACCCGCAGGCGGTGCGGCCGCTGGTCGCCCCGATGGCCGAGGCCGCCGCCACGAAGTCCCACGGCGACCTGCCCGACGGCGAACGGCAGAAGGTGCTCGCGATGTCGGCCGCGACCGACAATGTCGGGCTGTTCTTCGGCGAGGACATCTTCTTCGCCATCGCGTCGATCCTGCTGATCCAGGGGGTGTTCGAGGCGGCTGGCTATCCGATGTCGCCGCTCCAGCTCTCGGTCTGGGCGATCCCGACCGCGATCTGCGCCTTCCTGATCCACTCGAGCCGGATCATGGCGATGGACCGGCGGCTTGGACGAATTTCTCCCCCATCGGGGGAGGGGGACCATCCGCAGGATGTTGGCGGGGCTAGCTTGCCGAATTCCGATCCGGTGCCCCTCCACCCCCACGCTGCGCGTGGCGGTCCCCCTCCCCGTGCCGGGGAGGACCGGTCATGA
- a CDS encoding hydantoinase B/oxoprolinase family protein gives MSSDATPNQGAWRFAVDRGGTFTDVVATTPDGALVTHKLLSENPGHYDDAATEAVHRLMKEHGEGTIAELRIGTTVATNALLERKGERLALVTTRGFGDALRIGTQARPEIFARHIILPEQLPATVIEIDERVSADGDVLQPLDEDAARSALEALRAEGFEALAIILMHGWKYRAHEARLAEIARDLGFAQVSVSHEVAPLIKYVPRGDTTVVDAYLSPVLKRYTDGLQKGLPPVERLRFMQSNGGLAEVGAFRGKDAILSGPAGGVVGMVAAGEPLGHRKLIGFDMGGTSTDVAHYAGELELAAENLVAGVRVAAPMMQIHTVAAGGGSICSFDGARFRVGPESGGADPGPACYRKGGPLTVTDCNLVLGRIDPAFFPHVFGPDGDQPLDPEASKARLEEIASALPEPKPLDEIARGFLAIAVDNMANAIRKISVARGHDVTEYALACFGGAGGQHACKVADELGIETVLVHPLAGILSAYGIGLAPVKAIREVSLVRPLHDDFADDLATLEADARADLTAQGVAEDAIELTPRARLRFEGSDSMLTVACTDPHAMDAAFRVQHRQRYGYSDSEAAIIVEALSVEASGTSGGLEHATIEPVPADGTPSGDWPTHERAALTSGQAVTGPALIIDPGSTTVVDEGWEATLAREGSLVLTRAVPLERERAAGTEVDPVKLEIFNNLFMAIAEEMGVVLQNTATSVNIKERLDFSCALFNHQGELIANAPHIPVHLGSMGESVARVLEVRGLDENGEPRDGRGIRRGDAYVLNDPFRGGTHLPDITVIAPVFYSDDGDTPDAFVAARGHHADIGGIAPGSMPPESRTIEEEGVLIDALLMVDEGTFREDAVREALADAKHPARRPDRNLSDLRAQLAACTRGAELLHQAAGDRGAEMVSAYMDHVLSNAEESVRALLGRLEDGSFAYPMDNGAQVKVAIRIDDANRSAVFDFTGTSDQQDNNFNAPRSITRAAALYVLRTLIDDPIPMNDGCLRPVELVVPEGSMLNPQPGAAVVAGNVETSQVVTDCLFAATGRLAPSQGTMNNFTFGNENHQYYETIAGGSGAGPDHDGTSAVQTHMTNSRLTDPEILETRLPVRLDRFAIRRGSGGKGAHVGGDGVERRMTFLEDMRANMLANRRAVPPRGIRGGGDALPGRNWVERGDGTRENLSATESADMRPGDAFVILTPGGGGFGDPPQNGEGDQPQAGGGAPSK, from the coding sequence GCACATCATCCTGCCCGAGCAGCTGCCCGCGACCGTGATCGAGATCGACGAACGCGTGAGCGCCGATGGCGACGTCCTGCAGCCGCTCGACGAGGACGCCGCGCGCTCCGCGCTCGAAGCCCTGCGCGCCGAGGGATTCGAAGCGCTCGCCATCATCCTCATGCATGGCTGGAAATACCGGGCGCACGAGGCGCGGCTGGCCGAAATCGCGCGCGATCTCGGCTTCGCGCAGGTCAGCGTCAGCCACGAGGTCGCGCCGCTGATCAAATACGTGCCGCGCGGGGATACCACGGTGGTCGACGCGTATCTCTCGCCCGTCCTCAAGCGCTATACCGACGGCCTGCAGAAAGGCCTGCCGCCGGTCGAGCGGCTGCGCTTCATGCAGTCGAACGGCGGCCTCGCCGAAGTCGGCGCCTTTCGCGGCAAGGACGCGATCCTTTCCGGCCCCGCGGGCGGCGTGGTCGGCATGGTCGCAGCCGGAGAACCGCTCGGCCATCGCAAGCTGATCGGCTTCGACATGGGCGGGACCAGCACCGATGTCGCGCATTACGCGGGCGAGCTGGAGCTGGCGGCGGAGAACCTCGTCGCAGGCGTGCGCGTCGCCGCGCCGATGATGCAGATCCATACGGTGGCGGCGGGCGGCGGCTCGATCTGTTCCTTCGATGGCGCGCGTTTCCGCGTCGGGCCCGAAAGCGGCGGCGCGGACCCGGGGCCCGCCTGCTACCGCAAGGGCGGCCCGCTGACCGTCACCGACTGCAACTTGGTCTTAGGCCGGATCGACCCCGCCTTCTTCCCGCATGTCTTCGGGCCAGATGGCGACCAGCCGCTCGACCCCGAAGCCTCCAAGGCCCGGCTCGAAGAAATTGCGAGCGCCCTTCCCGAGCCCAAGCCGCTCGACGAGATCGCGCGCGGTTTCCTCGCCATCGCGGTCGACAACATGGCCAATGCGATCCGCAAGATCTCGGTCGCGCGCGGGCACGACGTGACCGAATATGCGCTCGCCTGCTTCGGCGGGGCGGGCGGACAGCACGCGTGCAAGGTGGCGGACGAGCTGGGGATCGAGACCGTGCTGGTCCATCCGCTGGCGGGCATCCTGTCGGCCTACGGCATCGGCCTCGCGCCGGTTAAGGCGATCCGCGAGGTCAGCCTGGTGCGCCCGCTGCACGACGACTTCGCGGACGACCTCGCCACGCTGGAGGCCGATGCCCGCGCCGACCTCACTGCGCAGGGCGTAGCCGAAGATGCGATCGAGCTGACCCCGCGCGCGCGGCTGCGCTTCGAAGGCAGCGATTCGATGCTGACGGTCGCCTGCACCGATCCCCACGCGATGGACGCGGCGTTCCGCGTGCAGCACCGCCAGCGCTACGGCTATTCGGACAGCGAGGCCGCGATCATCGTCGAGGCGCTGAGCGTGGAGGCCAGCGGCACCTCGGGCGGGCTCGAACACGCGACGATCGAGCCGGTCCCAGCCGACGGCACGCCTTCGGGCGACTGGCCGACGCACGAGCGGGCCGCGCTGACGTCCGGCCAGGCGGTCACCGGCCCCGCGCTGATCATCGATCCGGGATCGACCACGGTGGTGGACGAAGGCTGGGAGGCGACGCTCGCCCGCGAGGGCAGCCTCGTCCTGACGCGCGCGGTTCCGCTGGAGCGGGAGCGCGCTGCTGGCACTGAAGTCGATCCGGTGAAGCTGGAGATCTTCAACAACCTCTTCATGGCGATTGCCGAGGAAATGGGCGTGGTGCTCCAGAACACCGCGACCTCGGTCAATATCAAGGAGCGGCTCGATTTCTCCTGCGCGCTGTTCAACCACCAGGGCGAGCTGATCGCCAATGCACCGCATATCCCGGTGCATCTGGGCAGCATGGGCGAAAGCGTCGCACGCGTGCTCGAGGTGCGCGGTCTCGATGAGAATGGCGAGCCCAGGGACGGTCGCGGCATCCGGCGCGGCGATGCCTATGTCCTCAACGATCCCTTCCGCGGCGGAACCCACCTGCCCGATATCACGGTGATCGCCCCGGTGTTCTACTCGGACGATGGCGACACGCCTGACGCCTTCGTGGCGGCGCGCGGCCACCATGCCGATATCGGCGGGATCGCGCCCGGCTCGATGCCGCCCGAAAGCCGCACGATCGAGGAAGAAGGCGTGCTGATCGACGCCCTCCTGATGGTCGACGAAGGCACTTTCCGCGAGGATGCGGTGCGCGAAGCGCTGGCCGATGCGAAGCATCCCGCACGGCGCCCGGACCGCAACCTGTCCGACCTGCGCGCGCAACTGGCGGCCTGCACGCGCGGCGCGGAACTGCTCCACCAGGCGGCGGGCGATCGCGGGGCCGAGATGGTCTCGGCCTATATGGACCACGTTCTTTCGAATGCGGAAGAAAGCGTGCGCGCGCTGCTCGGGCGGCTGGAGGACGGCAGCTTCGCCTATCCTATGGATAACGGGGCGCAGGTGAAGGTCGCGATCCGGATCGACGATGCGAACCGCTCCGCGGTGTTCGACTTCACCGGGACGAGCGATCAGCAGGACAACAATTTCAACGCGCCGCGATCGATCACCCGCGCCGCCGCGCTCTACGTTCTGAGGACGCTGATCGACGATCCGATCCCGATGAACGACGGGTGCCTGCGCCCGGTCGAGCTGGTCGTGCCCGAAGGTTCGATGCTCAATCCGCAGCCCGGCGCGGCGGTGGTCGCGGGCAATGTCGAGACGAGCCAGGTGGTTACCGACTGCCTGTTCGCCGCGACCGGTCGCCTCGCGCCCAGCCAGGGCACAATGAACAACTTCACCTTCGGCAACGAGAACCACCAGTATTACGAGACCATCGCGGGCGGATCGGGCGCGGGCCCCGACCATGACGGGACCAGCGCGGTGCAGACCCACATGACCAACAGCCGCCTGACCGACCCCGAAATTCTCGAAACGCGCCTGCCCGTGCGGCTCGACCGCTTCGCGATCCGGCGCGGCTCGGGCGGCAAGGGCGCGCATGTCGGCGGCGACGGGGTGGAACGGCGGATGACCTTCCTCGAAGACATGCGCGCGAACATGCTCGCCAACCGGCGCGCCGTGCCCCCGCGCGGCATTCGCGGCGGCGGCGATGCCCTGCCCGGCAGGAACTGGGTCGAGCGCGGCGACGGCACCCGCGAAAACCTGTCGGCGACCGAGTCGGCCGATATGCGCCCCGGCGATGCCTTCGTGATCCTCACGCCCGGCGGCGGCGGTTTCGGCGATCCTCCCCAGAATGGGGAGGGGGACCAGCCGCAGGCTGGTGGAGGGGCACCCTCGAAGTGA